A DNA window from Thermococcus sp. 4557 contains the following coding sequences:
- a CDS encoding metal-dependent phosphohydrolase, translating into MYTEEELLGEIRELLGDEELYELYERAFREYHYYFETTNYIVLNVYGFNDHGPIHVLLTTRRALELLNIIGKFGIQTTAEKLGKPFRWSKFIVAFGALFHDTGNMIHRINHYQFSVLLAEPIIEKLVREFGTDDPLLLKALTLNAIYTHDEAVPCTTIEGSLVTIADGCDMEAGRSRLVHKRDKVDIHAVSALAIERVEIREGDEEQPILIEIWMKHPAGIFQVDEILTKKVKSSLLSGKVRLRIHTGTEVMEKVI; encoded by the coding sequence ATGTACACGGAGGAAGAACTGCTGGGCGAGATTAGGGAACTCCTCGGCGACGAGGAGCTCTACGAACTCTACGAGAGGGCGTTCAGGGAGTACCACTACTACTTCGAGACGACCAACTACATCGTTCTGAACGTCTACGGCTTCAACGACCACGGGCCAATTCACGTTCTGCTCACGACCAGGCGCGCGCTGGAGCTTCTGAACATCATCGGGAAGTTCGGAATCCAGACGACGGCCGAGAAGCTCGGCAAGCCCTTCCGCTGGAGCAAGTTCATAGTGGCATTTGGAGCGCTGTTCCACGATACCGGGAACATGATACACAGGATAAACCACTACCAGTTCAGCGTTCTCCTGGCGGAGCCGATAATAGAGAAGCTCGTGAGGGAGTTCGGAACCGACGACCCGCTCCTCCTCAAGGCGCTCACCTTGAACGCCATCTACACCCACGATGAAGCCGTTCCGTGCACCACCATAGAGGGCTCGCTCGTTACGATAGCGGACGGCTGCGACATGGAGGCCGGAAGGAGCAGGCTCGTCCACAAGAGGGACAAGGTCGATATTCACGCAGTTTCAGCCCTGGCCATAGAGAGGGTGGAGATAAGGGAAGGGGACGAGGAGCAGCCGATACTCATCGAGATATGGATGAAGCACCCCGCCGGAATCTTCCAGGTGGACGAGATACTGACGAAGAAGGTCAAAAGCTCCCTCCTGAGCGGAAAGGTCAGGCTCAGGATACACACCGGCACCGAGGTAATGGAGAAGGTTATTTAA